Proteins found in one Vallitalea guaymasensis genomic segment:
- the galT gene encoding UDP-glucose--hexose-1-phosphate uridylyltransferase, which translates to MERVKISIEKLIKFGLNNKMIEKWDVQLVRNSIMDILEISEPYEGELDSCGVDSPVGILEKLLQYAVDNNIIEDTVTYRDMLDARIMATLMPRPSELVNRFYGIADEEGIESATDYYYKLSKDSNYIRMDRIAKNEYWVADTQVGELEITINLSKPEKDPKEIEKARSMPSANYPKCFLCIDNVGYPGRLNHPARNNHRVIPVELSSENWYLQYSPYVYYNEHCIVFNEKHVPMKISKDTFVRLLSFVEKFPHYFVGSNADLPIVGGSILSHDHFQGGHHVFPMEKASIIKELRKDGYKEVKIGLVRWPLSVVRLSSRDKDKLIELADKILGKWRDYSDESLGILAYTEEDGKRIPHNTITPIARINGDGDYELDLVLRNNRRSEEHPDGIFHPHAHLHHIKKENIGLIEVMGLAVLPARLKKELSLIEDILVGKIKDRAEYEELEKHGEWIKRLVEEYGTDMKADEARECIRKEVGNIFAQVLECAGVYKMDEEGIAGLERFIKA; encoded by the coding sequence GTGGAGAGAGTTAAGATTAGTATCGAGAAGCTTATAAAGTTTGGTCTTAATAATAAAATGATAGAGAAGTGGGATGTTCAATTAGTGAGAAATTCCATTATGGATATATTGGAGATTTCGGAGCCTTATGAGGGAGAGTTGGATAGTTGTGGAGTGGATTCTCCTGTGGGGATATTGGAGAAATTATTACAGTATGCTGTGGATAATAATATAATAGAAGATACTGTTACATATAGAGATATGTTAGATGCTAGGATTATGGCTACACTTATGCCTAGACCTTCTGAGTTGGTTAATAGATTTTATGGGATTGCTGATGAAGAAGGTATAGAGAGTGCGACGGATTATTATTATAAGTTGTCTAAGGATTCTAATTATATAAGGATGGATAGGATAGCTAAGAATGAGTATTGGGTGGCTGATACTCAGGTAGGGGAATTGGAGATTACTATTAATCTTTCTAAACCGGAGAAAGATCCTAAGGAGATTGAGAAGGCTAGGAGTATGCCTAGCGCTAATTATCCTAAGTGTTTTCTTTGTATAGATAATGTTGGATATCCTGGGAGATTGAATCATCCGGCTAGGAATAATCATAGGGTGATTCCAGTTGAGTTAAGTAGTGAGAATTGGTATCTCCAGTATTCGCCTTATGTATATTATAATGAGCATTGCATAGTTTTCAATGAAAAGCATGTTCCTATGAAGATATCTAAGGATACTTTTGTTAGATTATTGTCATTTGTGGAGAAGTTTCCTCATTATTTTGTTGGATCTAATGCTGACCTGCCAATAGTTGGTGGCTCTATTCTTAGCCATGACCATTTTCAAGGTGGACATCATGTTTTCCCTATGGAAAAGGCATCTATTATTAAGGAGTTAAGGAAAGATGGTTATAAAGAGGTTAAGATAGGGTTGGTTAGATGGCCTTTATCAGTTGTCAGATTATCTTCTAGGGATAAGGATAAGTTAATTGAGCTTGCTGATAAGATTCTAGGTAAGTGGAGAGATTATTCCGATGAGAGTCTTGGTATATTGGCTTATACAGAGGAAGATGGTAAGAGAATTCCTCATAATACTATAACGCCTATAGCTAGGATTAATGGAGATGGAGATTATGAACTTGATTTAGTTCTTAGAAATAATAGAAGAAGTGAGGAACATCCAGATGGTATATTCCATCCTCATGCTCATCTGCATCATATTAAAAAAGAGAATATTGGACTTATTGAAGTTATGGGACTTGCTGTACTTCCTGCAAGACTTAAGAAAGAACTTTCTTTAATAGAAGATATTCTAGTAGGTAAGATAAAAGATAGAGCAGAATATGAAGAGTTAGAAAAGCATGGTGAGTGGATTAAGAGATTGGTTGAAGAGTATGGAACAGATATGAAGGCTGATGAAGCAAGAGAGTGTATAAGGAAAGAAGTAGGTAATATCTTTGCTCAGGTACTTGAGTGTGCTGGGGTTTATAAGATGGATGAGGAAGGTATTGCAGGGTTGGAGAGATTTATTAAGGCTTAA
- the galE gene encoding UDP-glucose 4-epimerase GalE, with protein sequence MAILVCGGAGYIGSHTVARLLEKGKEVIVFDNLQKGHREAVPENVKLCVGDLRDKDALDKVFSENKIEAIIDFAADSLVGESVTEPLKYYNNNMYGTMCLLEKMKEHGIKYIVFSSTAATYGEPESIPIMETDRTMPTNPYGETKLSVEKMLKWSDNAYGIKYTALRYFNAAGAHIDGHIGEDHSPESHLIPIILEVALGKREKIFIFGNDYPTEDGTCVRDYIHVTDLADAHILALERLQNGEESTVFNLGNGKGFSVKEVIEVARKVTGRTITVEEAERRAGDPAVLIASSEKAVKELGWKPEYNSLERIIESAWKWHVNNPDGFGGK encoded by the coding sequence ATGGCTATTTTAGTTTGTGGAGGAGCAGGATATATTGGGTCTCATACAGTGGCGAGACTTTTAGAGAAAGGTAAAGAGGTTATTGTATTTGATAATCTGCAAAAAGGACATAGAGAGGCAGTTCCAGAGAATGTCAAGTTATGTGTAGGTGATTTGAGGGATAAAGATGCGTTGGATAAAGTTTTTAGTGAGAATAAGATAGAAGCTATTATTGATTTTGCAGCTGATTCTCTTGTTGGTGAGAGTGTTACTGAGCCATTAAAGTATTATAACAACAATATGTATGGAACTATGTGTTTGTTGGAGAAGATGAAGGAGCATGGTATTAAGTATATTGTTTTTTCTTCTACTGCGGCTACTTATGGAGAGCCAGAGAGTATACCTATTATGGAAACAGATAGGACTATGCCTACTAATCCTTATGGGGAGACTAAGTTATCTGTTGAGAAGATGTTGAAGTGGTCTGATAATGCTTATGGGATTAAGTATACTGCACTTAGATATTTTAATGCGGCAGGAGCGCATATTGATGGACATATAGGGGAAGATCATAGTCCGGAGTCTCATCTTATTCCTATTATATTGGAAGTGGCACTTGGTAAGAGGGAGAAGATATTTATTTTTGGTAATGATTATCCTACAGAGGATGGAACTTGTGTTAGAGATTATATTCATGTAACTGATTTGGCTGATGCTCATATATTGGCTCTTGAGAGATTGCAAAATGGTGAAGAGAGTACTGTGTTTAATCTTGGTAATGGAAAGGGATTTTCTGTGAAAGAGGTTATTGAGGTGGCTAGAAAGGTTACTGGAAGGACTATTACTGTTGAGGAAGCTGAGAGGAGAGCAGGGGACCCTGCTGTGTTGATTGCTTCTTCTGAGAAGGCTGTTAAGGAATTGGGTTGGAAGCCTGAGTATAATTCTTTGGAAAGGATTATTGAGAGTGCTTGGAAGTGGCATGTTAATAATCCTGATGGATTTGGTGGTAAATAA
- a CDS encoding galactokinase, with amino-acid sequence MEREIVGKFVELYGGEVSGVDKFFAPGRVNLIGEHIDYNGGYVFPCALDFGTYAAARKRDDGKVRFATLNFDLRVEIDIEDIRYRKEDDWTNYPKGVIKEFIDMGHEVGGFDILYYGNIPNGSGLSSSASLEVLTAVVVNELFDCKEDMVEMVKMSQRAENQFVGVNCGIMDQFASGMGKLNHAILLDCETLDYEYAPLKLDGYKIVIGNTKKRRGLADSKYNERRSECQYALECIQKELDIKNLCEMDVETFDKYKHLIDKDVPRDRAKHAVEENVRVKEAVEALNEGDIITFGKLMNASHESLRDLYEVTGVELDTMVEEARKIEGTIGSRMTGAGFGGCTVSIVKEDSVDEFIRVVGKNYEDRIGLVPEFYVANVGDGAGRIK; translated from the coding sequence ATGGAGAGAGAGATTGTTGGTAAGTTTGTGGAGTTGTATGGTGGAGAAGTGAGTGGTGTAGATAAGTTTTTTGCGCCGGGGAGAGTTAATTTGATTGGGGAGCATATTGATTATAATGGTGGGTATGTTTTTCCTTGTGCTCTTGATTTTGGTACATATGCGGCTGCTAGGAAGAGGGATGATGGTAAGGTTAGGTTTGCTACTCTTAATTTTGATCTTAGGGTAGAGATTGATATTGAGGATATTAGGTATAGGAAAGAGGATGATTGGACTAATTATCCTAAGGGAGTTATTAAGGAGTTTATTGATATGGGTCATGAAGTTGGTGGTTTTGATATTTTGTATTATGGTAATATTCCTAATGGTTCGGGGTTATCTTCTTCTGCATCTCTTGAAGTGTTGACAGCTGTAGTTGTTAATGAGTTGTTTGATTGTAAGGAAGATATGGTTGAGATGGTTAAGATGAGTCAGAGAGCGGAGAACCAATTTGTAGGAGTTAATTGTGGTATTATGGATCAGTTTGCTTCTGGGATGGGTAAATTGAATCATGCAATATTGCTTGATTGTGAGACATTAGATTATGAGTATGCACCTCTTAAATTGGATGGGTATAAGATTGTTATAGGTAATACTAAGAAGAGAAGAGGGTTAGCAGATTCTAAGTATAATGAGAGACGTTCGGAGTGCCAATATGCTTTGGAGTGTATTCAGAAAGAGTTGGATATCAAGAATCTTTGTGAGATGGATGTAGAGACATTTGATAAATATAAGCATCTTATTGATAAGGATGTTCCTAGAGATAGGGCTAAGCATGCTGTTGAGGAAAATGTAAGGGTTAAGGAAGCGGTTGAGGCGCTTAATGAGGGAGATATTATTACTTTTGGTAAGTTGATGAATGCTTCTCATGAATCTTTGAGAGATTTGTATGAGGTTACAGGTGTTGAGCTTGATACTATGGTAGAGGAAGCTAGGAAGATAGAGGGGACTATTGGTTCACGTATGACTGGTGCTGGTTTTGGTGGTTGTACAGTTAGTATTGTGAAAGAGGATAGTGTTGATGAGTTTATTAGAGTAGTTGGTAAGAATTATGAGGATAGAATTGGGTTAGTGCCTGAGTTTTATGTGGCTAATGTTGGTGATGGAGCAGGAAGAATTAAATAG
- a CDS encoding LacI family DNA-binding transcriptional regulator, whose amino-acid sequence MDQQKRATIADVAKLAGVSITTVSRVMNKNYPVKEATRKKVEKAIEELEFKPNLLARGLIHNKTQTIGILTPSIENLFFSEVVKGIDSVIKNKGYTTFLCNTEGDPEQEKLMIDNMKDRSVDGIIAINPRTKNIKSGYYEGISKQIPLVIINGYNRGIHCNYVLNDGEVGTYEALKYLYELGHRDIVFLRGRHSYSYDVKEDIYRKFCEEFKLEFDEDNILIIEDGNGLEAVEQSKVVVEKIIRENDKVSCLFACNDWMAVGALKAAKALSISVPEEFSIIGFDNTIISQITEPSLTTVDQNMSGLGQISGNRICEIIKDRDKENKKIIIETRLIHRNSVAGRL is encoded by the coding sequence ATGGATCAGCAAAAAAGAGCTACAATCGCTGATGTTGCTAAATTAGCAGGAGTTTCCATTACTACGGTATCAAGAGTAATGAATAAAAACTATCCAGTAAAAGAGGCAACGAGGAAAAAAGTTGAAAAAGCAATAGAAGAGCTTGAATTTAAGCCTAATTTACTGGCTAGAGGACTTATTCATAATAAGACACAGACTATAGGTATTCTTACGCCTAGCATAGAAAACCTTTTCTTTTCTGAGGTAGTTAAAGGTATTGATAGTGTTATTAAGAACAAGGGATATACTACGTTTTTATGTAATACAGAAGGAGACCCAGAGCAGGAAAAACTGATGATTGATAATATGAAGGATAGAAGCGTTGATGGTATTATTGCTATTAACCCTAGAACTAAGAATATAAAGTCTGGTTATTATGAGGGGATCAGTAAACAAATACCGTTGGTTATCATTAATGGATATAACAGGGGGATTCATTGTAATTATGTTCTTAATGATGGAGAGGTTGGAACTTATGAAGCGCTTAAGTATCTGTATGAGTTAGGTCATAGGGATATAGTTTTTCTAAGAGGGCGACATAGTTATTCTTATGATGTGAAAGAGGATATATATAGGAAGTTTTGTGAAGAGTTTAAGTTGGAGTTTGATGAAGATAATATATTGATTATTGAGGATGGTAATGGATTAGAAGCGGTTGAACAGTCAAAGGTGGTTGTTGAGAAGATAATTAGAGAGAATGATAAGGTTAGTTGTTTGTTTGCTTGTAATGATTGGATGGCTGTTGGGGCGTTGAAGGCGGCTAAGGCTCTTAGTATATCTGTGCCTGAGGAGTTTTCAATTATTGGGTTTGATAATACTATTATTAGTCAGATAACAGAACCTAGTCTTACAACGGTGGATCAGAATATGAGTGGACTTGGACAGATATCGGGTAATAGGATATGTGAGATTATTAAAGATAGGGATAAGGAGAATAAGAAGATTATTATTGAAACTAGGTTGATTCATAGGAATAGCGTAGCTGGTAGATTATAA
- a CDS encoding undecaprenyldiphospho-muramoylpentapeptide beta-N-acetylglucosaminyltransferase has product MKRIVLTGGGTAGHVTPNLALIPHLDKLGYDVHYIGSYNGMEKELVEKKGIPYHGISSGKLRRYIDLKNLSDPFRVVKGVGQAAKLIRKLKPDVIFSKGGFVTVPVILGAKLNRVPSIIHESDMTPGLANKISIPFATKVCTTFAETLTHLPEDKAVLTGTPIREEILQGDRAKGLSLCEFSTSKPVLLMTGGSLGAVRINDVLRESLDMILEKYQLVHLCGKNNLKEELVGIQGYRQFEYVNEEMSDILAMSDVVISRSGANIISELLALKKPHVLVPLPANASRGDQILNAASFEKHGYSYVLNEEDMTPKNVMKAIDSVYNNRNEYIDHMNHSKSSNGIENILTLINELVK; this is encoded by the coding sequence GTGAAACGAATTGTATTAACAGGTGGAGGAACCGCTGGACATGTAACACCTAATCTAGCCCTTATCCCCCATCTAGATAAACTTGGTTACGATGTTCATTATATAGGTTCTTATAATGGTATGGAAAAAGAATTAGTAGAGAAAAAAGGTATTCCATATCATGGTATTTCATCTGGAAAGCTTAGAAGATATATTGACCTTAAGAATCTTTCAGACCCATTTAGAGTTGTAAAAGGCGTGGGTCAGGCAGCTAAATTAATAAGAAAACTAAAACCTGACGTAATATTTTCAAAAGGTGGTTTTGTAACAGTTCCAGTTATTCTAGGTGCCAAGTTAAATAGAGTACCTTCAATTATACACGAATCAGATATGACTCCAGGACTCGCCAACAAAATAAGTATCCCTTTCGCAACAAAAGTATGTACTACTTTTGCGGAGACCCTTACACACCTTCCAGAAGATAAAGCAGTTCTCACTGGAACACCAATCAGAGAAGAGATATTACAAGGTGATAGAGCAAAAGGTTTGTCACTATGTGAATTCAGTACTTCAAAACCTGTATTACTAATGACAGGTGGAAGTCTAGGAGCTGTGAGAATCAATGATGTTCTTAGAGAATCTCTGGATATGATATTAGAAAAATATCAACTAGTGCATTTATGTGGTAAAAATAATCTAAAAGAAGAATTAGTAGGGATACAAGGTTATAGACAATTTGAATATGTGAATGAAGAGATGTCAGATATATTGGCAATGAGCGATGTAGTAATATCAAGATCTGGTGCTAACATAATCTCAGAACTATTAGCTCTAAAGAAACCTCATGTACTTGTACCATTACCTGCTAATGCTAGTAGAGGCGACCAGATACTTAACGCTGCTTCTTTTGAGAAACACGGATATAGCTATGTTCTGAACGAAGAGGATATGACTCCTAAGAACGTGATGAAAGCTATAGATTCTGTATATAACAACAGGAATGAATATATTGACCATATGAACCATAGTAAATCAAGTAACGGAATTGAAAATATTCTAACTCTAATAAATGAATTAGTGAAGTAA
- a CDS encoding HIT family protein: MNNILDIGGYLDIEKIRHWEGEIMIKQNCLFCNVANGSMDSATIFENSEFKVVLDPYPAAKGHTLIIPKEHIENIYELDTESASRLFALATHIAKVLKSIYNCDGLNILQNNGEAAGQTVFHFHMHLIPRYNNDNVKIKWETIKIEKEELDAIAKEIASRL, translated from the coding sequence ATGAATAATATCTTAGATATAGGCGGATACTTAGATATTGAGAAAATAAGGCATTGGGAAGGAGAAATTATGATTAAACAAAATTGTTTATTCTGCAATGTTGCCAACGGTTCCATGGACTCAGCTACTATTTTCGAAAATAGTGAATTTAAAGTTGTACTTGATCCATATCCAGCAGCAAAAGGGCACACATTGATTATTCCAAAAGAACATATAGAAAACATATATGAACTAGATACTGAATCAGCATCAAGATTATTTGCTCTTGCAACACATATTGCAAAGGTATTGAAGAGTATCTACAATTGCGATGGACTAAACATATTACAGAATAATGGCGAGGCAGCTGGTCAAACAGTATTTCATTTTCATATGCATCTTATACCAAGATATAATAATGATAATGTAAAGATTAAATGGGAAACCATTAAGATTGAAAAAGAAGAGCTGGATGCTATTGCTAAAGAGATTGCAAGCAGGCTATAA
- a CDS encoding sensor histidine kinase gives MNYHEKSIIENFSVLLDDWLNIYQQTRKPEIIAKIVHEIKNPISLIRSTLQLIEVQTPEVKENMHWSSLYEELDYICLLLNDFNTLNYSFNIQKTCVDVSTLLDSVTKYFYSSAYSKNIHLYMTKSKDLPVISGDKTRLKEAFMNLIKNAIEATDENGTVTVDINYLDSFLLITVSDTGSGIREDRIDEIFKPFVTYKENGTGLGLPIVKSIIEQHCGTIEVETKEGEGTSFIISLPINTEQALQVQ, from the coding sequence ATGAATTATCATGAAAAAAGTATTATTGAAAATTTTTCTGTACTACTTGATGATTGGTTAAATATCTATCAGCAAACTAGAAAACCTGAAATAATAGCAAAAATAGTTCATGAAATCAAAAATCCGATTTCATTGATAAGAAGTACTTTACAACTTATTGAAGTCCAGACTCCAGAAGTCAAAGAGAATATGCATTGGAGTTCTTTATATGAAGAACTTGATTACATTTGTTTATTGCTCAATGATTTTAATACTTTGAATTACTCATTCAATATACAAAAGACATGTGTTGATGTATCTACTTTACTTGATTCTGTGACAAAATACTTTTATTCGTCAGCATATAGCAAGAATATCCACTTATATATGACCAAATCAAAAGATCTGCCTGTCATATCAGGTGATAAAACAAGACTAAAAGAGGCTTTTATGAATCTGATAAAGAATGCTATAGAGGCTACTGACGAAAACGGTACTGTTACAGTTGACATCAATTACTTGGATTCGTTTTTATTGATTACTGTCAGCGATACTGGTTCAGGTATCAGAGAAGACAGGATAGATGAAATATTCAAGCCATTCGTAACCTATAAAGAAAATGGGACAGGTCTTGGATTACCAATAGTAAAATCAATAATTGAGCAGCACTGTGGTACTATTGAAGTTGAAACAAAAGAGGGCGAAGGCACTTCATTTATTATCAGCCTCCCAATTAATACCGAACAAGCTTTGCAGGTACAATAA
- a CDS encoding CAP domain-containing protein: MKRRIYKPKIMMASLVIILLLSFFTTNVSTAKGLIFKWTNVKQVEVTAYRLNVRIGPSTSYRKIGAVSRGDVLDVLGTLGSWYVIHMKDGSVGLISSTYTRVHSYYNPPPTTKEPDKYSGNLTPEETLMINLINAERKSAGLPGYKPDMELMRVARIKAEDLSTNKYFSHDSPIYGSPFKMLSDFSVDYKMAGENIAGNSTVESAQYSLMSSPSHKANILSTNFNYVGIGIYNDSRYGKVFVQMFIQK, encoded by the coding sequence ATGAAAAGACGAATCTATAAACCTAAAATTATGATGGCATCGTTAGTTATTATCTTATTACTTAGTTTTTTTACAACCAATGTATCTACTGCAAAAGGTCTGATTTTTAAATGGACCAATGTAAAACAGGTGGAAGTTACAGCCTATAGACTTAATGTCAGAATAGGTCCAAGTACTTCATATAGGAAGATTGGTGCAGTATCTCGTGGAGATGTTCTAGATGTTCTTGGCACACTTGGCAGTTGGTATGTAATTCATATGAAAGATGGTTCGGTGGGTCTGATTTCAAGCACGTATACTCGTGTTCATTCTTATTATAATCCACCTCCAACTACAAAAGAACCTGATAAATACAGCGGTAATCTAACACCGGAAGAAACCTTAATGATTAATTTAATAAATGCAGAACGCAAGAGTGCTGGTCTCCCCGGCTATAAACCAGATATGGAACTTATGAGAGTAGCCCGAATAAAAGCAGAGGACCTATCAACTAACAAATATTTCAGTCATGATTCGCCTATCTACGGTTCTCCTTTCAAAATGCTTTCGGATTTTTCTGTGGATTATAAAATGGCTGGAGAAAACATTGCTGGTAATAGCACTGTAGAATCGGCTCAATATTCTCTTATGAGCAGTCCATCCCACAAAGCAAATATACTCAGTACTAATTTTAATTATGTGGGTATAGGCATATACAATGATTCAAGATACGGTAAAGTGTTCGTTCAGATGTTTATTCAGAAGTAA
- a CDS encoding SCP2 sterol-binding domain-containing protein, protein MKILIIYAGNGLADDLSLAAVKRIHTVLNELEVNVKQWSLDYQDITEEFLSELSIAEGVVLATTVEWIGIGGRMQTFLDRCYHSNQQELFQGKYLMSVAFTKTNGDRDASNYLTKCWDMLGGLEGVNVCGRIENSVELETNERTISIIDKKTEDFYRVLNQKRDTLPTGTGYSPKYISNEMELDRPDTFTKMNIIDEYVGENKANKIIEEDPFIAEQRKDILEISDFLKQQLNQNDNLSGNKYIDRFLQTFICEDPSFNCTYNIIITDQKNKDIILKVKDKKLAGYIGTDPSADVIINIDTNILDEVIKGKLTIQRGFLTGKLKAKGNFTLLYEFDNIFKFTDF, encoded by the coding sequence ATGAAGATATTAATCATTTATGCGGGCAATGGGTTGGCTGATGATTTATCGTTGGCAGCAGTGAAACGAATACATACAGTACTTAATGAATTAGAAGTGAATGTAAAACAATGGAGTCTTGATTACCAAGATATAACAGAAGAGTTTTTAAGCGAATTATCAATAGCAGAAGGGGTTGTATTAGCAACAACCGTAGAATGGATTGGAATAGGGGGAAGAATGCAGACATTCCTTGATAGATGTTACCATTCTAATCAACAAGAGTTGTTTCAAGGGAAATACTTGATGTCTGTAGCATTTACTAAGACTAATGGGGATAGAGATGCTTCTAACTATCTTACAAAATGCTGGGATATGCTAGGAGGCTTAGAAGGTGTAAATGTCTGTGGTAGAATAGAAAACTCTGTAGAGCTTGAAACTAATGAAAGAACAATATCAATAATAGATAAAAAAACAGAGGATTTCTATAGGGTTCTTAATCAAAAACGTGATACGTTACCAACAGGTACTGGCTATTCACCAAAATATATATCTAATGAAATGGAACTTGATAGACCTGATACATTTACCAAGATGAATATCATTGATGAATATGTAGGAGAAAACAAAGCTAATAAAATTATCGAAGAAGACCCATTTATAGCCGAACAGAGAAAAGATATATTAGAGATATCCGATTTCTTGAAACAACAGTTGAATCAAAACGATAATTTATCAGGGAATAAATACATAGATAGATTTCTACAAACATTTATATGTGAAGACCCATCATTTAATTGTACATATAATATAATAATAACGGATCAAAAGAATAAAGACATAATCTTAAAGGTAAAAGATAAAAAATTAGCAGGATATATAGGAACTGACCCTTCAGCTGATGTTATAATCAATATTGATACTAATATCCTGGATGAGGTAATAAAGGGTAAGTTAACCATACAGAGAGGTTTTTTAACAGGTAAATTAAAAGCCAAGGGTAACTTTACATTACTATATGAATTTGATAATATATTCAAATTCACTGATTTCTGA
- a CDS encoding rhomboid family intramembrane serine protease, protein MKTFTKICNIFDSYNYQIIPTDSKKVKMYATFNNSSLYLVNIISLDSAYTFSKEKFEEYKVITKEQFGHMDSNKIILLNLIITENALDIYKDVNYTPDFDEDLIDINWIIDDNEGKLIIPNMQVNNVIGIEKDIRKLLEADDESWGPKIIQESTSIPYITYGLLAINIIFFIYMEKSGGTTNILNLVKFGAIDYYSFFTKGEYYRIITSMFIHIGALHLLYNMFSLFIFGTRIERYMKKWEYILLYGLSGISGGLLSITVDLINQRPVISAGASGAIYGLIGAILVYSRVYKKHIGGLNSYTILIMFIVGIAFGTMNPGISNLAHLGGFIGGALVAYILTLRKQA, encoded by the coding sequence ATGAAGACTTTTACCAAAATATGTAATATTTTTGATAGCTATAATTATCAAATCATTCCAACAGACAGTAAAAAAGTTAAAATGTATGCAACATTCAATAATAGCAGCTTATATCTAGTGAACATAATATCTCTTGACAGTGCTTATACATTCAGTAAAGAAAAGTTTGAAGAGTATAAAGTCATAACTAAAGAGCAGTTTGGACATATGGATTCCAATAAGATCATTCTGCTGAATCTAATAATAACGGAAAATGCATTGGATATATATAAAGATGTCAATTATACGCCCGACTTTGATGAAGACCTTATAGATATTAATTGGATCATAGACGATAACGAAGGGAAGCTGATTATTCCCAATATGCAGGTTAACAATGTAATAGGTATTGAAAAAGACATAAGAAAATTATTAGAAGCTGATGATGAATCGTGGGGACCTAAGATTATACAAGAAAGCACAAGCATACCATATATTACTTATGGCCTTTTGGCAATCAATATTATTTTCTTCATATACATGGAGAAATCAGGAGGAACAACTAACATCCTCAATCTAGTAAAATTTGGAGCTATAGACTATTATTCCTTCTTTACAAAAGGTGAGTATTATAGAATAATCACCTCAATGTTTATCCATATTGGCGCACTTCATCTTTTATATAATATGTTTTCATTATTTATATTTGGAACCAGAATTGAAAGATATATGAAAAAATGGGAATATATATTACTATATGGATTATCTGGAATATCTGGAGGATTACTTAGCATAACAGTAGATTTAATCAACCAAAGACCAGTAATATCTGCTGGAGCTTCAGGTGCTATATATGGACTTATTGGAGCTATCTTAGTCTATTCAAGAGTTTATAAAAAACACATTGGTGGCCTTAACTCATATACGATACTAATAATGTTCATAGTTGGTATAGCTTTTGGTACTATGAATCCAGGAATAAGCAATCTGGCACATTTAGGCGGATTTATTGGTGGAGCACTTGTAGCTTATATACTAACACTTAGAAAGCAGGCCTAG